Proteins encoded together in one Candidatus Poribacteria bacterium window:
- a CDS encoding NADH-quinone oxidoreductase subunit J: MEFTLKTFIFYGFALMTIASALVVVTVRNIVHAAFSLMVTLFGVAGLYVFLQADFLAATQVIVYVGGILVLILFGVMMTSGHLEMRIHIERGQLLLGGVIALMLLMLLLTVIANTPVWKNLTDDGTELPPTTERIGELILNGPFLLPFEVVSVLLLVALIGATLISRKEVRDE, from the coding sequence ATGGAATTTACACTTAAGACATTTATTTTTTATGGTTTCGCGCTGATGACAATCGCCTCGGCACTCGTCGTCGTCACGGTGCGAAACATTGTCCACGCAGCGTTCTCGCTCATGGTGACGCTCTTCGGCGTTGCCGGGCTTTACGTTTTTCTACAGGCTGACTTCCTCGCCGCAACGCAGGTGATCGTCTACGTCGGGGGTATCCTTGTTTTGATTCTATTCGGGGTCATGATGACAAGTGGACACTTAGAAATGCGCATCCATATCGAACGCGGGCAGCTCCTACTTGGGGGCGTGATTGCCTTGATGCTACTTATGCTGCTCCTGACGGTTATTGCCAATACACCCGTATGGAAGAATCTTACCGATGACGGGACTGAACTTCCACCGACAACTGAACGGATTGGTGAACTGATTTTGAATGGACCCTTTCTCCTCCCGTTTGAGGTCGTCTCTGTGTTATTGTTAGTCGCCTTAATCGGTGCCACCCTGATTTCCCGAAAGGAGGTTAGGGACGAATGA
- a CDS encoding NADH-quinone oxidoreductase subunit M, whose protein sequence is MLLSLMIFIPLLGMIVVLLLPRESEELVKRVTLLFTLIPLALAVALFISYDRSAAGTQYVVNVPWIQAFNIQYHVGIDGLSVTLLLLTALLGPICVIASWRNIEKGIKAYMALFLLLETGMLGFFAALDLFLFYVFFELTLLPMYFLIGVWGGPRREYAAIKFFLYTLFGSVLMLVAMIAVYLNSGAPGARTFDIPTLITLAATEGHALNDLNFQIWVFLGFFIGFAVKVPIFPFHTWLPDAHVEAPTAISVILAGILLKMGTYGLVRVNMAMFPQGMDFFCNGTGTWGNSLAILGFVNIVYGSFCALAQTDFKKLVAYSSIGHMGFVILGLAARNTEGITGAILQMFNHGVISGMLFLLVGVLYDRAHHREINGFGGLGAKMPVYTGITTLAFMASLGLPGLSGFVGEALSLLGAYDKFKMLTILSTIGIVVGAAYFLWTLQRVFLGTLNPKYEALPEINGREILTLAPLGILTIVLGVWPNFAIDMFRESVTNLVNVLQAI, encoded by the coding sequence ATGTTATTGTCCCTAATGATTTTTATCCCGCTGCTCGGGATGATTGTTGTTTTGCTGCTGCCGCGCGAGTCAGAGGAACTCGTTAAACGTGTTACGCTCCTCTTTACGCTCATTCCGCTCGCACTCGCAGTCGCTTTATTCATATCCTACGACCGATCGGCTGCAGGAACGCAGTACGTCGTTAATGTGCCTTGGATTCAAGCGTTTAATATCCAATACCACGTCGGTATTGACGGTCTGAGTGTCACGCTCCTGCTTCTCACTGCCCTCTTAGGTCCCATCTGTGTTATTGCCTCGTGGCGGAACATTGAAAAAGGCATCAAGGCATATATGGCACTGTTCCTATTGCTTGAAACAGGAATGTTGGGTTTCTTTGCCGCGTTGGATCTGTTCCTCTTTTACGTCTTCTTTGAACTCACACTACTGCCGATGTACTTCCTTATCGGTGTGTGGGGCGGACCGCGTCGTGAATACGCTGCAATTAAGTTTTTCCTTTACACGCTCTTCGGCAGTGTACTGATGCTGGTTGCGATGATCGCAGTCTATCTCAATAGCGGCGCACCCGGCGCGCGGACATTTGACATCCCAACCCTTATTACTTTAGCAGCGACTGAAGGACATGCGCTGAACGACCTCAACTTCCAAATTTGGGTCTTCCTCGGTTTCTTCATCGGATTTGCCGTGAAAGTGCCAATCTTCCCGTTCCATACATGGCTCCCCGATGCACACGTCGAAGCACCGACTGCAATCAGCGTTATTCTTGCGGGCATCCTGCTAAAAATGGGAACCTACGGATTGGTACGGGTTAATATGGCAATGTTCCCACAAGGCATGGACTTTTTCTGTAACGGAACCGGCACATGGGGAAACAGTTTAGCCATCCTTGGATTCGTTAATATCGTCTACGGTTCTTTCTGCGCCTTGGCACAAACCGATTTCAAGAAATTGGTGGCGTATTCGAGTATCGGACACATGGGATTCGTTATCTTGGGGCTTGCTGCTCGGAATACAGAAGGCATCACGGGAGCGATTCTTCAGATGTTCAACCACGGGGTCATCAGTGGGATGCTCTTCTTGCTCGTCGGTGTTCTCTACGATAGGGCACACCACCGTGAGATCAATGGGTTCGGTGGTCTCGGCGCGAAAATGCCAGTCTACACCGGCATTACCACGCTCGCGTTCATGGCATCTTTGGGACTGCCCGGCTTGAGTGGGTTCGTCGGGGAAGCACTCTCCTTACTCGGTGCTTACGACAAATTCAAGATGCTGACCATCTTATCAACGATAGGTATTGTTGTCGGTGCAGCCTATTTCCTCTGGACGCTCCAACGCGTTTTCTTAGGAACACTCAACCCAAAATATGAAGCACTCCCTGAAATCAACGGACGCGAAATCTTGACGTTGGCACCGCTGGGTATCCTCACGATTGTACTCGGTGTATGGCCCAACTTCGCCATTGATATGTTCAGAGAGTCCGTCACCAACCTCGTCAACGTGCTACAGGCGATATAG
- the nuoK gene encoding NADH-quinone oxidoreductase subunit NuoK yields MTLQHYLVISAILFTLGIFAVLTRRNAISILMGIELILNSCNLNFAAFARFMTPPEDISGQVIAIFGIVLAAAEAAVFLAIILAIYREFGSIRPDEVDTLKG; encoded by the coding sequence ATGACCCTACAACACTATCTCGTCATCAGTGCAATTCTGTTCACGCTCGGTATTTTTGCTGTCTTAACCCGACGGAACGCCATTAGCATTTTGATGGGTATCGAACTTATTCTCAATTCGTGCAATCTTAACTTCGCAGCGTTCGCGCGTTTCATGACACCACCAGAGGACATCAGCGGACAGGTTATCGCAATTTTTGGGATTGTGCTCGCTGCCGCAGAAGCCGCTGTCTTTTTAGCAATTATTCTCGCTATCTACCGCGAATTCGGTAGCATCCGTCCCGACGAAGTGGACACTTTAAAAGGTTAA
- a CDS encoding NADH-quinone oxidoreductase subunit L — protein MVVLLISLILLCPLAAFAIFGLLGLAKRSFPRQDYLSTVAMLIALVCSLLLLQEVVPDPEPHTVQWLSLGSVTFSMGFYLDSVTAIMLIVVTLVSSLVHIFSMGYMHGDPRYPRFFAFLSLFSFSMLFLVVSDNLLGIYIGWELVGLCSYLLIGFWFEKDSAADACKKAFLTTRVGDVGMFIGMMMLFTKFDTLSLYGESGIFAEAASQLNTGDMVWLSIAGVLIFCGAVGKSAQVPLHTWLPDAMEGPTPVSALIHAATMVAAGVYLTARMFPILTETSSLVIAYIGGITAIIAATIAIVRFDIKRVLAYSTVSQLGYMMLGIGVGSYVAGLFHLTTHAFFKALLFLGSGSVIHAFHAMHGHGHDDEHTHEHSQDSHQQSVVSSQQEEVASSETSLLMAESRQPTAIPEIPPDQDMRNMGGLRHKMPITFITMLIATLSISGVPFIFSGFWSKDAILAGVLGRAMEWNSLHHYLLFGMALCAAGITAFYMFRLIFMTFFGEPRNQKMHDIAHESPKSMTVPLLVLAVLSFPVVNTLWFNADYVKPPEQPHLHAPTHAYVSPDSKVGEAGLTFSLFGISEAVAAEEGADDTHGAHGDDAHHGHGPAHTIAMVLSIIVAGLGILLSWLFYHRRTLSAESVATTFRPLYNLFWHKYYFDEFYDGVLVAVTVWKSRLFAQFDGTIVDGIVNGVGKVTRDILAAFVGVFDNRIVDGLVNRVAEVTWSIGGRVRRIQTGAIQTYLFVVLAGIVVLILIFRAL, from the coding sequence ATGGTCGTACTCTTAATAAGTCTCATCTTGCTCTGTCCCCTCGCTGCCTTCGCGATCTTCGGACTTTTGGGCTTAGCGAAACGGAGTTTCCCCCGACAGGACTACCTATCTACAGTAGCGATGCTCATCGCACTCGTCTGCTCGCTTCTGCTTTTGCAAGAGGTAGTCCCCGATCCAGAACCCCATACTGTTCAGTGGCTTTCGCTCGGTAGTGTTACCTTCTCAATGGGCTTTTACCTTGATAGCGTCACTGCAATCATGCTGATTGTTGTCACGCTCGTCAGTAGCCTTGTCCATATCTTCTCCATGGGCTACATGCACGGCGATCCGAGGTATCCACGGTTTTTTGCTTTCCTTTCGCTTTTCTCCTTCTCGATGCTCTTCTTGGTTGTATCGGATAACCTGCTCGGTATCTACATCGGTTGGGAACTCGTCGGTCTCTGCTCCTATCTGCTCATCGGTTTCTGGTTTGAAAAGGACTCGGCAGCGGATGCCTGCAAAAAGGCGTTCCTGACGACGCGCGTCGGCGATGTCGGTATGTTCATCGGCATGATGATGCTTTTCACCAAATTCGATACGCTTTCACTCTACGGAGAAAGCGGTATTTTCGCCGAAGCCGCATCCCAATTAAACACAGGCGATATGGTCTGGCTCTCTATTGCCGGTGTGCTCATTTTCTGTGGGGCGGTCGGTAAATCCGCGCAAGTCCCTCTACATACTTGGTTGCCCGATGCGATGGAAGGTCCTACACCCGTCAGTGCACTGATTCACGCCGCAACAATGGTTGCCGCTGGGGTCTATCTCACGGCTCGGATGTTCCCAATCTTGACAGAAACTTCATCTCTGGTCATCGCCTATATCGGTGGTATCACAGCAATTATTGCTGCGACTATTGCTATCGTCCGCTTTGACATTAAACGGGTTTTGGCATACTCCACGGTCAGCCAGTTGGGGTACATGATGCTTGGAATTGGCGTTGGCAGCTATGTCGCCGGACTCTTTCACCTCACAACGCACGCTTTTTTCAAGGCACTGCTTTTCCTCGGCTCCGGCAGTGTTATCCACGCCTTCCATGCGATGCACGGTCACGGACATGACGATGAACACACACACGAACATTCACAAGATAGCCATCAGCAGTCAGTCGTCAGCAGTCAGCAAGAGGAGGTCGCTTCATCAGAAACCTCTTTGCTGATGGCTGAAAGCCGACAGCCGACAGCCATTCCTGAGATTCCGCCAGATCAAGATATGCGGAACATGGGCGGCCTTCGCCATAAGATGCCGATTACTTTCATAACGATGCTCATCGCAACGTTGTCGATCTCCGGTGTCCCGTTTATCTTCTCCGGTTTCTGGAGTAAGGACGCAATCTTAGCCGGTGTGCTCGGTCGCGCAATGGAATGGAACTCCCTACACCACTATCTCCTGTTCGGCATGGCACTCTGTGCCGCTGGGATTACGGCGTTCTATATGTTCCGTCTCATCTTCATGACCTTTTTTGGTGAACCGCGCAATCAAAAGATGCACGACATAGCACACGAGTCCCCTAAGAGCATGACCGTGCCGCTCCTCGTCTTGGCTGTTTTGAGTTTTCCTGTCGTCAATACGCTCTGGTTCAACGCAGATTACGTTAAACCACCAGAACAACCGCATCTCCATGCACCAACACATGCATACGTTTCACCCGATAGCAAAGTCGGTGAAGCCGGTCTCACCTTCTCGCTCTTTGGAATCTCTGAAGCCGTGGCAGCGGAAGAAGGCGCAGACGACACACACGGCGCACACGGAGATGATGCACATCATGGACACGGACCAGCACACACGATCGCGATGGTCTTATCCATCATCGTCGCTGGATTAGGTATATTGCTGTCATGGCTGTTCTACCATAGACGTACTTTGTCTGCGGAGTCTGTCGCTACGACGTTCCGACCGCTTTATAATCTCTTCTGGCACAAATACTACTTTGACGAGTTTTACGACGGTGTCTTAGTCGCTGTGACAGTATGGAAATCTCGACTCTTTGCCCAATTTGATGGAACGATCGTTGACGGCATCGTCAACGGTGTTGGAAAAGTAACCCGCGACATCCTCGCCGCATTCGTTGGCGTTTTCGATAACCGCATCGTCGACGGTCTCGTTAATCGGGTTGCTGAGGTTACATGGTCAATCGGTGGAAGAGTCCGTCGGATCCAGACCGGAGCGATTCAGACCTATCTTTTCGTCGTACTGGCAGGTATCGTGGTGTTAATCTTAATTTTCCGGGCGTTATAA
- a CDS encoding thioredoxin domain-containing protein translates to MHDTPKHINRLVHETSPYLLQHAHNPVDWYPWGEEALARAKQEQKPILLSIGYSACHWCHVMERESFENEEIAGVMNELFINIKVDREERPDLDEIYMNAVQIMTRQGGWPMTVFLTPDLKPFYGGTYYPPTDRYGRPGFPKVMHAVSEAFSDQNTQVLQQAEQITAHLAQMSNVVDPHHHELTEELMTNAFQNYRSQFDSHHGGFGNAPKFPPSMGLPFLLRYWHHSGNANALEMVELTLEKMARGGMYDQLGGGFHRYSTDAHWLVPHFEKMLYDNAQLVVAYFEAYQATQKPFYRDIAIETLDYVLREMYDAENGGFYSTQDADSEGVEGKFFVWEPNDVEDIIGEENAEIFCEYYDITPQGNFEGENILQVQVPPDIFARKLRMDVSELEALLADGKQKLFDAREKRIKPGLDDKILTSWNGIMIRGMAMGYQLTGKPEYLEACKKSAEFVLTTLSQDNGLLLRTYRDGKSHLNAYLEDYSYFIAGLIALYEASFEPRWLTEAERLAHIMIDQFGDDAGDGFFFTGKAHETLIVQSKSAYDGATPSGASMAIHSLLRLAKHLNNPEFHNKAVETLLLYFQQMERMPSGSGQLLCELAFLLSTPKEIAIVGKQDDVKTEAMLTALHSTYQPNKIVALSESADGQTLPLLTGKTQIDNTATAYVCENYVCQAPTTDIEAFVELLR, encoded by the coding sequence ATGCACGACACACCCAAACACATCAACCGCCTTGTCCACGAAACAAGTCCCTACCTACTCCAGCACGCACACAATCCCGTCGACTGGTATCCGTGGGGCGAAGAAGCACTCGCACGCGCCAAGCAAGAACAGAAACCCATCCTCCTGAGTATCGGCTACTCCGCATGCCACTGGTGCCACGTTATGGAACGCGAATCCTTTGAAAACGAAGAGATCGCAGGAGTCATGAACGAACTTTTCATTAACATCAAAGTCGATAGAGAAGAACGTCCGGATTTAGATGAAATCTACATGAACGCTGTCCAAATCATGACGCGGCAAGGCGGTTGGCCCATGACTGTCTTCCTTACCCCGGATCTCAAACCCTTTTACGGCGGAACCTATTATCCACCCACCGATCGGTACGGTAGACCCGGATTCCCGAAAGTGATGCACGCTGTCTCAGAGGCGTTTAGCGATCAAAACACACAGGTCCTGCAGCAAGCCGAGCAAATCACAGCACACCTTGCGCAGATGAGCAATGTCGTCGATCCGCACCATCACGAACTCACTGAAGAACTCATGACCAACGCTTTCCAAAACTACCGTTCCCAATTCGACTCACATCACGGCGGATTCGGCAACGCCCCAAAATTCCCACCCAGCATGGGACTGCCGTTCCTACTCCGCTATTGGCACCACAGTGGCAACGCCAATGCCTTAGAGATGGTAGAACTCACATTGGAGAAGATGGCACGTGGCGGGATGTACGACCAACTCGGCGGCGGGTTCCACCGGTATTCTACCGACGCACACTGGCTCGTCCCACACTTCGAGAAGATGCTGTACGACAATGCCCAACTCGTCGTCGCCTACTTTGAAGCGTATCAAGCCACGCAGAAACCGTTCTATCGCGACATCGCTATCGAGACGCTCGACTATGTGCTCCGTGAGATGTACGACGCAGAGAACGGCGGTTTCTACTCCACACAAGACGCTGACAGTGAAGGCGTAGAGGGCAAATTCTTCGTCTGGGAACCCAACGATGTCGAAGACATCATCGGTGAAGAGAACGCCGAAATCTTCTGTGAGTATTACGACATCACCCCACAAGGCAACTTTGAAGGCGAAAACATCCTCCAGGTCCAAGTGCCACCCGACATCTTTGCCCGAAAACTCCGTATGGATGTCAGTGAACTGGAGGCTCTCCTCGCAGATGGGAAACAGAAACTGTTTGACGCGCGAGAAAAGCGGATTAAACCCGGACTGGATGATAAAATCCTCACCAGTTGGAACGGGATTATGATTCGCGGCATGGCGATGGGTTACCAACTGACCGGAAAACCCGAATACCTTGAGGCATGCAAAAAATCCGCTGAATTCGTCCTGACAACGCTCTCCCAAGACAACGGTCTGCTCCTACGCACCTACCGTGATGGCAAAAGCCACCTCAACGCCTACCTTGAAGACTATTCCTACTTCATCGCTGGATTAATCGCGCTCTACGAAGCCAGTTTTGAACCGAGATGGCTCACAGAAGCCGAACGTCTCGCACACATTATGATTGACCAATTCGGGGACGACGCAGGCGACGGATTTTTCTTCACCGGCAAAGCGCACGAGACGCTTATTGTCCAATCCAAATCCGCTTACGACGGCGCAACACCTTCCGGGGCATCCATGGCGATCCACAGCCTATTACGGCTTGCCAAACACCTTAACAACCCCGAATTCCACAACAAAGCCGTTGAGACTTTGTTGCTCTACTTCCAGCAGATGGAGCGCATGCCATCAGGCTCCGGTCAGTTGTTGTGTGAGTTAGCGTTCCTGCTATCAACACCCAAAGAGATTGCGATTGTTGGGAAACAAGACGATGTGAAAACAGAAGCGATGTTAACAGCACTGCACAGCACCTATCAGCCCAACAAAATCGTCGCCTTAAGCGAATCCGCCGATGGACAGACGTTACCACTTCTCACTGGCAAGACCCAAATTGACAACACCGCAACCGCCTACGTCTGCGAAAACTACGTCTGCCAGGCTCCTACAACGGATATTGAGGCATTCGTAGAACTCCTACGGTAA
- a CDS encoding DEAD/DEAH box helicase family protein — protein sequence MALHPDFPESPHAIIDPSVRWLPDQSLLFDLEYGMLLPPLVHKIREQVKTWRDDNNYSGASNTSKALLNWWFNTPHLREQTDGTTSEFQYYFAQREALETIIYLYDVVKVRDKFDLMRFDSSGAVSTGLFDENWRRFVIKMATGTGKTKVMSLTIAWSFFHKLYEAGSELSRNFLVIAPNIIVLDRLYHDFQGLRIFFEDPALPDNGFEGHNWRDDFQLTLHVQDEVRTTRATGNIFLTNIHRVYSSDQPPPSPTDDNSMDYFLGNKPTGATTDSKVDLGDIVRDIDELMVLNDEAHHVHDPKLAWFKSIEDIHNRLLQKGSELALQIDVSATPKPNNGAIFVQTVADYPLVEAISQNIVKHPVLPDAESRAKLVERQSVKYTEKYADYLNLGVIEWRKAYAEHEKLNKKAILFVMTDNTRNCDDVATYLEDRYPDLKDAVLVIHTNKSGQISEAKSSKKQAELEKLREQANKIDSWDSPYKAIVSVLMLKEGWDVKNVTTIVGLRAYSARPNILPEQTLGRGLRLMYAGTEKESVSVIGTKEFMAFVESIKSEGVELERQAMGEGTKPKAPLVIEVDKANVNKDIDALDIEIPILTRRTYREYENLEGLDVAQFDFTPVAYKEFSEASEREIVFKDMTTGEVTHTTVLDGSGVADYRSTLGYFAQTIQKDLRLVSGYDVLYGKVKDFVQNQLFGETVMLEDPNTLQNLSELRSTKTVMETFKYAINDLTIQDSGDAQLIETTRAQDARPFMVKEQEYLVPQKSVFNRITGDSHFELEFAAFLENCPDVVSYVKNDFSLHFKLDYINADGDISNYYPDFLVKLTDRRIIVAETKGREDLDVPRKMQRLSQWCKDVNRAMTDVDYDFVYVDQESFDVYRPQNFQELLDGFTEYKIYTYD from the coding sequence ATGGCTTTACACCCCGATTTCCCTGAATCCCCACACGCAATCATTGACCCATCAGTACGTTGGCTTCCAGATCAATCCCTGTTGTTCGATCTGGAATACGGAATGCTACTCCCACCACTCGTCCACAAAATCCGTGAGCAAGTCAAAACATGGCGTGATGATAATAATTACAGCGGTGCTTCCAATACAAGCAAGGCACTCCTCAATTGGTGGTTCAATACCCCACACTTACGAGAACAGACTGATGGAACAACGAGCGAATTTCAGTATTACTTCGCCCAACGCGAGGCACTCGAAACCATCATCTATCTATACGATGTTGTCAAGGTCCGAGACAAATTCGATCTCATGCGCTTTGACAGCTCGGGTGCCGTTTCGACGGGACTCTTCGACGAAAACTGGCGGCGGTTCGTCATAAAGATGGCGACAGGCACAGGCAAAACAAAGGTGATGAGTCTCACAATCGCGTGGAGTTTCTTTCACAAGTTGTATGAAGCCGGTTCTGAACTTTCGCGTAACTTCCTTGTCATTGCCCCCAACATCATTGTACTGGACCGGCTCTATCACGATTTCCAAGGGTTACGCATCTTCTTTGAAGACCCCGCGCTGCCCGATAACGGCTTTGAAGGTCACAATTGGCGTGACGATTTTCAACTCACCCTGCATGTCCAAGACGAAGTGCGTACCACCCGTGCCACGGGTAACATCTTTCTCACCAATATCCATCGCGTCTATTCCAGCGACCAGCCCCCACCGTCCCCCACCGATGACAACAGTATGGACTACTTTTTAGGCAACAAACCGACGGGGGCAACTACAGATTCTAAGGTCGATCTCGGAGACATCGTTCGAGACATCGACGAACTGATGGTCCTCAACGATGAGGCGCACCACGTCCACGATCCAAAATTAGCATGGTTCAAGTCCATTGAGGATATTCACAACCGCCTCTTACAGAAGGGCAGCGAACTGGCGTTGCAGATAGATGTAAGTGCCACGCCTAAGCCCAATAACGGCGCGATTTTTGTGCAGACGGTCGCCGATTATCCCCTCGTAGAGGCAATTTCGCAAAACATCGTCAAACATCCAGTGCTGCCTGATGCTGAGAGCCGGGCGAAACTTGTTGAACGCCAAAGTGTGAAGTATACCGAGAAATACGCAGACTATCTTAACCTCGGTGTGATTGAGTGGCGCAAGGCTTATGCAGAACACGAAAAACTAAATAAAAAAGCCATTCTATTTGTGATGACCGATAATACCCGTAACTGTGATGATGTAGCGACTTACCTCGAAGATCGTTATCCCGACCTCAAAGATGCCGTGCTCGTAATTCACACCAACAAAAGTGGACAGATATCTGAAGCGAAATCGAGTAAGAAGCAGGCGGAACTCGAGAAACTTCGTGAGCAAGCGAATAAGATTGATTCGTGGGACAGTCCATATAAAGCCATCGTCTCCGTGCTAATGCTCAAGGAGGGGTGGGATGTCAAGAACGTTACCACAATTGTCGGGCTCCGCGCCTATTCTGCCAGACCCAATATTCTGCCGGAACAGACCTTAGGGCGCGGGCTACGGCTGATGTACGCCGGAACCGAGAAGGAATCTGTGAGCGTTATCGGTACCAAAGAGTTCATGGCATTTGTTGAATCCATTAAATCGGAAGGGGTCGAATTGGAACGTCAAGCCATGGGTGAAGGGACAAAACCCAAGGCACCCCTCGTTATTGAAGTGGACAAAGCAAACGTCAACAAGGATATTGACGCGCTTGATATCGAAATCCCTATACTTACGCGCCGCACCTATCGGGAATATGAGAATCTTGAAGGTTTGGATGTCGCACAGTTTGATTTTACACCCGTGGCATACAAAGAATTTAGCGAAGCATCAGAACGCGAAATCGTTTTTAAGGATATGACGACTGGTGAGGTTACGCACACCACAGTATTAGACGGTAGCGGAGTTGCAGATTACCGTAGCACGCTCGGTTATTTCGCACAGACTATCCAAAAAGACCTCCGACTCGTCAGCGGTTATGATGTCCTCTATGGAAAGGTTAAAGACTTCGTTCAGAACCAACTTTTCGGCGAAACGGTGATGTTAGAGGATCCGAATACGCTGCAAAATCTGTCGGAACTCCGATCCACCAAAACCGTTATGGAAACCTTCAAATACGCTATCAACGATCTCACGATACAAGACAGTGGAGATGCACAGCTGATTGAGACAACGCGCGCCCAAGATGCCCGTCCCTTTATGGTTAAAGAACAAGAATACCTGGTTCCCCAAAAATCTGTGTTCAACAGAATCACTGGTGACAGTCATTTTGAATTGGAATTTGCCGCATTTCTCGAAAACTGCCCCGATGTCGTCTCCTATGTCAAAAACGACTTTAGCCTGCATTTCAAACTCGACTATATCAATGCCGATGGCGACATCAGCAACTACTATCCCGATTTCCTCGTAAAATTAACAGATAGACGGATAATTGTTGCCGAAACGAAAGGCAGAGAAGACCTGGATGTGCCACGCAAGATGCAACGCTTGTCCCAATGGTGCAAAGATGTCAACAGAGCTATGACAGATGTTGATTATGATTTTGTCTATGTCGATCAAGAGAGTTTTGACGTATACAG
- a CDS encoding NADH-quinone oxidoreductase subunit N, whose amino-acid sequence MQPLSNIESLLYFTPELLLVVSAIVVILVDLGVKNRESSTVAYLSLAGIGCVFVAVLLTHGQLGDRTSISLFLGMIRLDAFSTFFKVLLLLATTATILFSIRSEELDAQLKGEYYALLLAITLGMFLMASSTNLLMIFISLETVSLTSYILAGFLTHSPRSSEAAFKYITYGAVASGTMLFGLSFLFGMAGTGDLGQISIRLTELLAAGEVYPLTVLIAIIFVLAGVGYKIASVPFHMWSPDVYEGAPIPITAFLSVASKSAGFALFIRFFYSGFSSFEVLQSVDWTLMLAIVSALTMTVGNLAALPQQNVKRLLAYSSIAHGGYLLMGGVLLTSEGIGAILFYLVVYLFMNLGAFYVVVLIANEEGSEMIEGYRGLASRAPLVAGAMAIFLFSLTGIPPFAGFFGKWLLFAAVLEQGYYWLAFVGLLNSVVSLYYYARIVKAMYLEAADDETASTSTTFSTGTFALLSVFVIPTILIGFINIFYTFSNISVSVLPTQ is encoded by the coding sequence ATGCAACCCTTAAGCAACATCGAAAGCCTTCTCTATTTCACTCCGGAGCTGCTGTTAGTCGTTTCTGCTATTGTCGTCATCCTCGTCGATCTCGGCGTGAAAAACAGGGAGAGTTCAACCGTTGCCTATCTCTCCCTTGCAGGCATCGGCTGCGTATTCGTTGCAGTCCTTCTCACGCACGGGCAGCTCGGGGACAGAACTTCGATCTCCCTCTTTCTGGGGATGATCCGGCTCGACGCATTCTCTACCTTCTTCAAGGTGCTCCTCCTCCTCGCAACCACAGCAACGATTCTTTTCTCCATCCGTTCTGAGGAACTTGATGCACAGTTGAAGGGTGAATACTACGCACTCCTATTAGCCATCACGCTCGGAATGTTCTTGATGGCTTCCTCAACCAACTTACTGATGATATTCATATCGTTGGAAACGGTGAGTCTGACCTCCTACATTCTCGCCGGATTTCTAACGCACAGCCCGCGCTCAAGTGAAGCGGCGTTCAAATATATCACGTATGGTGCAGTCGCCTCGGGAACGATGCTGTTCGGGCTCTCGTTCCTGTTCGGCATGGCTGGAACGGGTGATCTTGGGCAAATCAGCATAAGACTCACTGAACTCTTAGCAGCCGGTGAAGTTTATCCGCTCACTGTGTTGATTGCGATTATCTTTGTCCTCGCCGGTGTCGGCTATAAGATAGCCTCCGTGCCGTTCCACATGTGGTCCCCAGATGTTTACGAAGGCGCACCTATCCCAATAACAGCGTTTCTATCCGTCGCCTCAAAATCCGCAGGATTTGCGCTGTTCATTCGATTCTTCTATTCCGGGTTTAGCAGTTTCGAAGTCCTACAATCGGTCGATTGGACGCTTATGTTGGCGATCGTCTCCGCTTTGACGATGACTGTCGGAAACCTCGCTGCACTGCCACAGCAGAACGTGAAACGTCTATTGGCATATTCAAGCATTGCCCACGGGGGTTATCTCCTAATGGGGGGGGTCCTGCTCACATCTGAAGGCATCGGTGCGATCCTCTTTTACCTCGTCGTCTACCTCTTTATGAATTTGGGAGCATTCTATGTTGTTGTCCTCATTGCAAACGAGGAAGGCAGCGAAATGATTGAAGGATACCGAGGACTCGCCTCACGCGCACCGTTAGTCGCTGGAGCGATGGCGATTTTCCTCTTCTCGCTAACGGGCATTCCACCGTTCGCCGGTTTCTTTGGAAAATGGCTCCTCTTCGCGGCCGTCCTTGAGCAAGGATACTATTGGTTGGCGTTCGTCGGTCTGCTGAACAGTGTAGTTTCGCTTTACTATTACGCCCGAATTGTGAAAGCGATGTATCTCGAGGCTGCTGACGATGAAACAGCAAGCACAAGTACCACCTTTTCCACCGGCACTTTTGCACTCTTGAGCGTTTTTGTAATCCCAACAATCCTCATCGGGTTTATCAATATCTTCTATACCTTCTCCAATATATCCGTTTCGGTCCTACCGACGCAGTAG